In a genomic window of Callospermophilus lateralis isolate mCalLat2 chromosome 12, mCalLat2.hap1, whole genome shotgun sequence:
- the Tsc22d1 gene encoding TSC22 domain family protein 1 isoform X8 gives MKSQWCRPVAMDLGVYQLRHFSISFLSSLLGTENASVRLDNSSSGASVVAIDNKIEQAMDLVKSHLMYAVREEVEVLKEQIKELIEKNSQLEQENNLLKTLASPEQLAQFQAQLQTGSPPATTQPQGTTQPPAQPASQGSGPTA, from the exons ATGAAATCCCAATGGTGTAGACCAGTGGCGATGGATCTAGGAGTTTACCAACTGAGACATTTCTCAATTTCTTTCTTGTCATCTTTGCTGGGGACTGAAAACGCCTCTGTGAGACTTGACAATAG CTCCTCTGGTGCAAGTGTGGTAGCTATCGACAACAAAATCGAGCAAGCTATG GATCTGGTGAAAAGCCATTTGATGTATGCAGTTAGAGAGGAAGTGGAGGTCCTCAAAGAGCAAATCAAAGAACTAATAGAGAAAAATTCCCAGCTGGAGCAGGAAAACAATCTGCTGAAGACACTGGCCAGTCCTGAGCAGCTCGCTCAGTTTCAGGCCCAGCTGCAGACTGGCTCCCCTCCTGCCACCACGCAGCCACAGGGGACCACACAGCCCCCTGCTCAGCCAGCGTCCCAGGGCTCAGGACCAACCGCGTAG
- the Tsc22d1 gene encoding TSC22 domain family protein 1 isoform X10 has protein sequence MDLVKSHLMYAVREEVEVLKEQIKELIEKNSQLEQENNLLKTLASPEQLAQFQAQLQTGSPPATTQPQGTTQPPAQPASQGSGPTA, from the exons ATG GATCTGGTGAAAAGCCATTTGATGTATGCAGTTAGAGAGGAAGTGGAGGTCCTCAAAGAGCAAATCAAAGAACTAATAGAGAAAAATTCCCAGCTGGAGCAGGAAAACAATCTGCTGAAGACACTGGCCAGTCCTGAGCAGCTCGCTCAGTTTCAGGCCCAGCTGCAGACTGGCTCCCCTCCTGCCACCACGCAGCCACAGGGGACCACACAGCCCCCTGCTCAGCCAGCGTCCCAGGGCTCAGGACCAACCGCGTAG